The proteins below are encoded in one region of Sebastes fasciatus isolate fSebFas1 chromosome 16, fSebFas1.pri, whole genome shotgun sequence:
- the shroom1 gene encoding protein Shroom1 isoform X2: protein MDSYSFHFERMSNVDLHPLSLPVSRLSPAKSNSSIADQLAHHQHGKGDSAYSSFSGGSTAPDYPSPFLPDDLQSSSFGHYADLKYVKSIYNPTQVLQSDSKTMDQLYRSVEAISQQYRSTNVNHHNQNGSFHTNNKALSKKEVPPSQGAYPPVRPPPVPARLDSFIATKNLENSRVHHQGTEFQPQQPQPQQQPRPHNRLHAPKPDTAYPDTGKSSFNSDPVYSVWRGSQQPQAQQPPIYRPHLQPHDQTRGPLTPEYIFIPDNKADSEQQKSTNILSRSPPRGQAEHLKPRQSPSSGGCNGDHHNKPTGHFESQRKRSHSAHDWLGSEPTRPASPYNASQSFINSSIQHKGQFYFVTGLCKLSDSASVCGSESGSESSTVVETHRLRDKERSHSTMDNLFSSRSSSGLISDEREASQSKDMSSRSQDQENHRLPLISTQSSRSLDALEEIDMMQGRDISRHTANNPIFYCGPDRNCSPHSTKQTNNEQPNYHKREEQAKRGKRQPLGDVASERINKETTPLLYHLTGASRAALQPKKDADFSIKGKEAILNKASHEDVAINDEARPPKSDTSKNDREDVISVSCNTLDDSFKKYYKEKLKDAQSKVLKETSFKRRDLQLSWPHRIRQKPELRPTVIHAFSSSQDSETSTDTLTPSVTSEETERGSIKEEESQEERDKETEKENGRPANVAQPQVARIGGRKRLTPEQKKMCYSEPEKLNQIGRAPVHSACRSFGNESDGQFAVEGEEHVQQGEQGLVAARRKMFETRGRALSAPSSSKTNLKNLQHKALVAYMERKTGQKVAEPQQPEPQVPSPSRQRHSLGEKPFDWVPRPLSGNHEGKQKKLHRPHSAGRILDSSTSSLRYAQFFSAQSCSGQYAGQLIQSRWKENQGPSQGKSASVESLLEQPEPQSFFRNRSTSTPQAFQALDYEEDPLPVTTMETWSPQTNATEDSLIKPVPEGQQRVRVVAQRGKSMEELGASKLTRPSALSRSSEQLDQLWRDSTGPGEPDRDKRSVLVFAEVREAQGQDRGRKKQNVAEQAGKEPEIVGEKSTQGQTQNQTQKKSLLNSETGEEATVGTRNSSRSTSPASCSSSRARVHSGSPGSHGPGTDEFRSSRLPSETSSDPPSPRCLETSEREIKSTSSTPTQTKFPCENRPSSSRVRTSPCVTGSETEQSVDEPSSDALQPDSNHEVSLSCGVTTDPSLWILPPEEEIKEEVQASPLTDVFADESTISAPPTQTSETSVSPCASVSDADISQQVEEEEKEEEEEENPEDEKPGENQEMEERGTPEGKTESVERPAERPQWEELVEAAVKADHSLARVLYPLSNRKTALMLMEQLLSEDTLLMEEHYKKKQEQKGAAESAEMVEAAEPPPCPSAPDSLKHQSTDPQSKADITEKKRLLACCIEERLHSLEETRGALQTEIQENVAHGKRLEVLVRERCLPVELERYNLFIGDLERVVSLLLCLSARLARVQNALSTVDQHTDAEDKQSLDSRHRLLCKQREDAKDLKDNLDRRENLVSTFLSRQLSAEQLQDYRRFVQTKASLLIRQKDLEEKQRLGEEQLEALSNYL from the exons ATGGATTCCTACAGCTTCCACTTTGAGAGAATGAGCAACGTGGACCTGCATCCTCTGAGCCTGCCTGTCAGCCGGCTCTCCCCAGCCAAGTCCAACAGCAGCATTGCCGACCAGCTTGCCCACCACCAGCACGGCAAAGGAGACTCCGCCTACAGCTCCTTCTCTGGCGGGTCCACCGCCCCAGACTACCCCTCGCCCTTCCTCCCAGACGACCTACAGTCCAGCTCCTTCGGCCACTATGCTGATCTTAAATACGTGAAGTCTATTTACAATCCGACCCAGGTTCTGCAGTCTGACTCAAAGACCATGGACCAGCTCTATCGCTCTGTGGAAGCTATCTCACAGCAGTACCGCAGCACTAATGTAAACCACCACAACCAAAATGGCAGTTTCCATACCAACAACAAAGCCCTCTCAAAAAAAGAGGTGCCTCCATCCCAAGGTGCTTACCCCCCTGTCCGTCCTCCTCCAGTCCCAGCACGCCTGGATAGTTTCATAGCCACAAAAAACTTGGAAAACAGCAGGGTCCACCATCAAGGCACTGAGTTTCAACCCCAGCAGCCACAGCCTCAACAACAGCCCAGACCCCACAACCGACTCCACGCCCCAAAACCTGACACGGCTTACCCAGATACAGGCAAATCCAGCTTCAATTCTGACCCAGTGTACTCAGTTTGGAGGGGCTCTCAACAACCACAGGCTCAGCAGCCGCCGATCTACCGACCCCACCTCCAGCCTCATGATCAAACCAGAGGGCCGTTGACCCCAGAGTACATTTTCATCCCGGATAACAAAGCTGACTCTGAGCAGCAGAAGTCAACAAACATCCTAAGCCGATCACCTCCCCGAGGCCAGGCTGAGCACCTGAAACCCAGACAGTCCCCGAGCAGCGGTGGATGTAACGGAGACCATCACAACAAGCCCACTGGACATTTTGAGAGTCAGCGCAAAAGGTCGCACTCGGCTCACGATTGGCTTGGTTCAGAGCCGACCAGACCCGCCAGCCCTTACAATGCCAGTCAGAGCTTTATCAACAGCAGCATCCAGCATAAGGGTCAGTTCTACTTTGTTACGGGACTGTGTAAGCTGTCTGACTCGGCATCTGTTTGTGGGTCTGAGTCTGGGAGTGAGAGCTCCACTGTGGTGGAGACACACCGGctgagagacaaagaaagatcCCACAGCACGATGGATAATTTGTTTAGCTCTCGCTCTTCCAGCGGTTTGATTTCAGATGAGAGAGAGGCTTCCCAGAGCAAGGACATGTCCTCCAGGAGCCAGGATCAGGAGAATCACAGACTGCCCCTCATCTCGACGCAGTCCTCTCGAAGCTTGGACGCCTTAGAAGAAATCGACATGATGCAGGGTCGAGATATCAGCCGCCACACTGCCAACAACCCTATATTCTACTGTGGACCTGACAGAAACTGCTCGCCACATTCaaccaaacaaaccaacaacgAACAGCCCAACTACCACAAGAGAGAGGAGCAGGCGAAGCGGGGGAAACGGCAGCCGTTGGGGGATGTAGCCAGCGAGAGGATAAACAAAGAAACAACCCCGCTTCTGTACCACCTCACTGGAGCCAGCAGAGCGGCCTTACAGCCTAAAAAGGATGCTGATTTCAGTATAAAAGGCAAGGAAGCAATCCTAAACAAAGCAAGTCATGAAGACGTGGCGATTAACGATGAGGCGAGACCTCCAAAAAGTGACACAAGCAAGAACGATAGAGAGGACGTCATCTCCGTTTCCTGTAACACCCTGGATGACTCGTTTAAAAAGTACTACAAAGAGAAGCTGAAGGACGCCCAGTCAAAAGTCCTAAAGGAGACGTCATTTAAAAGGAGGGACCTTCAGCTGTCGTGGCCACACCGCATCCGGCAAAAACCTGAGCTGAGGCCTACGGTGATTCACGCTTTCTCCTCATCACAGGACTCCGAGACGTCCACAGATACACTCACTCCCTCTGTGACCTccgaggagacagagagggggagcATCAAAGAAGAGGAGAGTCAGGAGGAGAGGGACAAAGAGACGGAAAAGGAAAACGGGAGACCGGCGAATGTGGCCCAGCCCCAGGTGGCACGCATCGGAGGCAGGAAGCGGTTGACTCCAGAGCAGAAGAAGATGTGCTACTCTGAACCGGAGAAACTCAACCAGATTGGCAGGGCTCCCGTCCACTCTGCATGCCGCTCCTTTGGCAACGAAAGCGACGGCCAGTTTGCAGTCGAGGGAGAGGAGCATGTGCAGCAAGGAGAGCAGGGACTGGTTGCAGCGCGAAGGAAGATGTTTGAGACGAGAGGTAGAGCGCTGTCAGCTCCCAGCTCTTCAAAGACAAACTTAAAGAATCTGCAGCACAAGGCCCTGGTGGCGTACATGGAGCGTAAGACGGGCCAGAAAGTGGCTGAGCCGCAGCAACCAGAGCCTCAGGTACCGTCTCCATCCAGACAGAGACACTCTCTGGGAGAGAAACCCTTCGACTGGGTTCCCAGGCCTCTATCAGGAAATCATGAAGGCAAGCAGAAGAAGCTCCACAGACCCCACTCTGCAGGCCGCATCCTTGACTCCTCCACCAGCTCCCTCAG GTACGCCCAGTTCTTCTCAGCTCAGTCTTGTTCAGGCCAATATGCCGGCCAATTGATTCAGTCCAGATGGAAGGAGAACCAAGGTCCATCTCAGGGGAAGTCCGCCTCAGTGGAGAGTCTTTTGGAGCAGCCAGAACCACAGAGTTTCTTCAGGAACAGATCCACATCCACACCACAAGCATTTCAG GCTCTAGACTATGAGGAGGATCCATTACCAGTTACTACTATGGAGACCTGGAG TCCCCAGACGAATGCCACGGAGGACTCCTTAATAAAGCCAGTCCCTGAGGGCCAGCAGCGTGTCCGTGTGGTCGCACAGCGGGGGAAGTCCATGGAAGAGCTCGGGGCATCAAAGTTAACAAGACCATCAGCCCTGAGTAGAAGTTCTGAGCAGCTGGACCAACTGTGGAGGGATTCGACTGGACCAGGAGAACCGGACAGAGACAAGAGGAGCGTTTTAGTCTTTGCTGAAGTCAGAGAAGCCCAGGGGCAGGACCGAGGGAGGAAGAAGCAAAATGTAGCAGAGCAAGCGGGGAAAGAACCAGAGATTGTTGGTGAGAAGAGCACTCAGGGACAAACCCAAAACCAAACCCAGAAAAAGTCTTTGTTGAACTCAGAAACAGGGGAGGAAGCCACAGTAGGAACAAGGAACTCGAGTAGATCCACCTCCCCGGCCTCTTGCTCCTCATCCCGGGCCAGGGTTCACTCTGGATCTCCTGGTTCTCACGGCCCGGGCACAGATGAGTTCAGGTCCAGCAGACTGCCCAGTGAGACTTCATCTGACCCACCTTCCCCCAGATGTCTAGAGACCAGTGAGAGGGAGATCAAGTCCACCTCGTCCACCCCCACACAGACAAAGTTTCCTTGTGAGAACCGGCCTAG TTCCAGTAGAGTGAGGACTTCTCCGTGTGTGACTGGATCAGAGACAGAGCAGTCGGTGGATGAACCGAGCAGTGACGCCCTGCAGCCCGATTCAAACCACGAAGTGTCTCTGAGCTGCGGCGTCACCACAGATCCATCGCTGTGGATTCTCCCTCCAGAGGAAGAGATCAAAGAGGAAGTCCAGGCTTCGCCGCTGACAGACGTTTTTGCCGACGAGTCCACCATCTCGGCCCCTCCGACGCAGACAAGCGAAACCTCTGTGTCTCCCTGCGCCTCCGTCTCCGACGCAGACATCAGTcagcaggtggaggaggaggagaaggaggaggaggaggaagaaaatcCAGAAGATGAGAAGCCGGGAGAGAAccaggagatggaggagaggggaACACCGGAGGGAAAGACGGAGAGCGTGGAGAGGCCCGCCGAGAGACCTCAGTGGGAGGAGCTGGTAGAAGCGGCAGTCAAGGCCGACCATTCGCTGGCCAGAGTGCTCTACCCGCTGTCCAATCGTAAAACAGCGCTGATgctgatggagcagctgctgtcAGAGGACACTCTGCTGATGGAGGAGCACTACAAGAAGAAACAGGAGCAGAAAGGAGCAGCAGAAAg CGCTGAAATGGTCGAAGCAGCTGAACCACCTCCGTGTCCTTCTGCTCCTGACAGCCTTAAACATCAGAGTACAGACCCGCAGAGCAAAGCTGACATCACTGAGAAAAAG CGCCTGTTAGCGTGCTGTATCGAGGAGCGTCTGCATTCGCTGGAGGAGACACGTGGCGCCCTGCAGACAGAGATCCAGGAGAACGTGGCCCACGGAAAGCGTCTGGAGGTGCTGGTCCGGGAGCGCTGTCTGCCCGTGGAGCTGGAGCGGTACAACCTGTTCATAGGCGACCTGGAGAGGGTGGTCAGCCTGctgctgtgtctgtctgctcgGCTGGCCAGGGTGCAGAACGCCCTGAGCACCGTCGACCAGCACACAGATGCCGAGGACAAG CAATCTCTGGACAGTCGCCACCGTCTGCTCTGCAAACAGAGGGAGGACGCCAAAGACCTGAAAGACAACCTGGACCGGAGGGAGAACCTGGTCTCCACCTTCCTGTCGCGCCAGCTGTCCGCCGAGCAGCTGCAGGACTACCGGCGCTTCGTGCAGACCAAGGCCTCGCTGCTCATCAGGCAGAAGGACCTGGAGGAGAAACAGAGGCTGGgagaggagcagctggaggcGCTCTCCAACTACCTGTGA